A stretch of Neisseria subflava DNA encodes these proteins:
- a CDS encoding glutamine amidotransferase-related protein has translation MQNPNKLNIHFILHEAFEVPGAYLKWAQWRGHNISATKVYEREALPDNVDDIDFLIVMGGPQSPDEDRQAFPYYDPESELRLMRQAMAADKYIVGVCLGAQLLSVAYGARHTRSPEREIGIYPIELTAEGLADDHVSLLGKTLNTGHWHGDMPGLTDEAVVLATSKGCPRQIIRFAPKHYAFQAHLEFDREAVGLLIAADGRENVAEQSQAQTYVQHPDKIEAADFSEMNAKLFDFLDSLTQTK, from the coding sequence ATGCAAAATCCGAATAAATTAAATATCCATTTCATCCTGCACGAGGCATTTGAAGTGCCGGGCGCATATTTGAAATGGGCGCAATGGCGCGGACATAACATCAGTGCAACCAAAGTGTACGAAAGGGAAGCCCTGCCTGACAATGTGGACGATATAGATTTTTTGATTGTGATGGGCGGGCCGCAATCGCCTGATGAAGACAGGCAGGCATTCCCGTATTACGACCCCGAATCCGAGCTGCGCCTGATGCGTCAGGCGATGGCGGCGGATAAATATATTGTCGGCGTGTGTTTGGGTGCGCAGCTTTTATCCGTTGCCTACGGCGCGCGCCACACACGCAGCCCTGAGCGTGAAATCGGCATTTATCCGATTGAGCTGACGGCGGAAGGTTTGGCGGATGACCATGTTTCCCTGTTGGGCAAAACCCTGAATACCGGCCATTGGCACGGCGATATGCCCGGTTTGACGGATGAGGCGGTTGTGTTGGCAACCAGCAAAGGCTGTCCGCGCCAGATTATCCGTTTTGCGCCCAAACATTATGCTTTCCAGGCTCATTTGGAGTTTGACCGCGAAGCCGTCGGGCTGCTGATTGCGGCGGACGGGCGCGAAAATGTAGCCGAACAAAGCCAAGCCCAAACTTATGTCCAGCATCCGGATAAAATCGAAGCGGCGGATTTCAGTGAAATGAATGCCAAACTCTTCGACTTTTTGGATTCGCTGACACAGACAAAATAA